One Salvia splendens isolate huo1 chromosome 22, SspV2, whole genome shotgun sequence DNA segment encodes these proteins:
- the LOC121787512 gene encoding heat shock 70 kDa protein 17-like — MATPNSLHALLFLSLFLLHSFSSESAVASIDLGSEWLKVAVVNLKPGQAPISVAINEMSKRKTPSLISFHADSRLIGEESANLLARYPTKVFSHLPSLLAKPYNFARDFLSKLYLSYEIAPEDARGVAVFKAEAGDSGNFTAEEMVGMVLKYAAGLAETHARTSVKDVVIMVPPFTGVAERKGLLAAADLAGLNVLALVNEHSGAALQYGIDKDFSNGSRHVVFYDMGASSTYAALVYFSAYNAKVSGKTVSINQFQVKDVKWDAELGGQNMELRLVEYFADEFNKQLGNGVDIRKSPKAMAKLKKQVKRTKEILSANMMAPISVESIYDDRDFRSSITREKFEEICGDLWEKALLPIKEVLKHSGMSTDDLYAVELIGGATRVPKLQAKLQEFLGRKQLDKHLDADEAIVLGASLHAANLSDGIKLNRKLGMVDGSTYGFVLELKGDGLLKDENTRQLIVPRMKKLPSKMFRSVVHNKDFEVSLAYESEDLLPPGVTSLTFADYDILGLADASEKYSSRNLSSPIKANLHFSLSRSGIFSLDRAEAVVEITEWVEVPRKNLTADNSTSASANTTDAEAKNISEESTDKLETNNGDITNSDSSTNDSSNVDLGTEKKLKKRTFRVPLKVIEKTTGAGMPLSKESYAESKRKLEVLDKKDAERRRTAELKNNLEGYIYSTKDKLESEEFEKISSEQERKSFMEKLNEVEEWLYTDGEDASASEFQQHLDTLKSIGDPIFFRHTELTARPAAFEHARTYLTEIDQIVQGWEKNKSWLPRERIDEVLREADKLKTWLSDKEALQQKTTAFSKPAVTSEEVHDKILDLQDEVGRVNRIPKPKPKVEKTVKVDAEKDIDKDKDKANNTDSASEETASSEDPATNEPEAEAASKGHDEL, encoded by the exons ATGGCGACGCCAAATTCACTGCACGCGCTGCTCTTTCTCTCGCTCTTCCTCCTGCATTCGTTCAGCTCCGAATCTGCTGTTGCGAGCATAGATCTCGGCTCCGAATGGCTCAAAGTCGCCGTAGTCAACCTCAAGCCTGGCCAGGCGCCGATCTCTGTCGCCATCAACGAGATGTCGAAGCGGAAGACGCCGTCGCTCATCAGTTTCCACGCTGACTCTCGCTTGATCGGTGAGGAATCAGCGAATCTCCTCGCGCGCTACCCTACTAAGGTGTTCTCCCATCTCCCCTCGCTCCTCGCTAAACCCTACAATTTCGCCCGCGATTTCCTCAGTAAACTGTATCTGAGCTACGAGATCGCGCCCGAGGACGCCCGGGGCGTGGCGGTTTTCAAGGCCGAGGCTGGGGATAGCGGGAATTTCACGGCCGAGGAGATGGTGGGGATGGTGCTCAAGTACGCGGCGGGGCTAGCGGAGACTCACGCCAGGACGAGTGTGAAGGATGTCGTGATCATGGTGCCGCCGTTCACGGGAGTGGCTGAGAGAAAGGGGTTGTTGGCTGCGGCGGATTTGGCTGGGTTGAATGTACTGGCTTTGGTGAATGAGCACTCTGGAGCAGCTTTGCAGTACGGGATTGATAAGGATTTCTCGAATGGATCAAGGCATGTGGTGTTTTATGACATGGGGGCTAGCAGTACTTATGCCGCATTGGTGTATTTTTCTGCTTATAACGCTAAGGTGTCCGGAAAGACGGTGTCAATTAATCAATTTCAG GTGAAGGATGTCAAATGGGATGCAGAACTTGGAGGTCAGAATATGGAATTGAGGTTGGTGGAGTATTTTGCGGATGAGTTCAACAAACAACTTGGAAATGGGGTTGATATTAGGAAGTCACCCAAGGCGATGGCCAAATTGAAGAAGCAGGTTAAGCGCACAAAAGAAATCTTGAGTGCCAATATGATGGCTCCGATATCTGTAGAATCTATCTACGATGATCGTGACTTCAG GAGCTCAATTACTCGTGAAAAGTTTGAAGAGATATGTGGAGATCTTTGGGAAAAAGCCCTTCTTCCCATAAAAGAAGTTCTTAAGCATTCTGGAATGAGCACTGATGATTTGTATGCAGTGGAATTGATTGGAGGTGCTACTCGGGTTCCGAAGTTGCAG GCCAAGCTTCAGGAATTTCTTGGGAGGAAGCAGTTGGACAAACATCTGGATGCTGATGAGGCTATTGTTCTAGGTGCCTCACTACATGCTGCAAATTTAAGTGATGGAATCAAATTAAACCGCAAGCTGGGAATGGTTGATGGTTCTACTTATGGTTTTGTGTTGGAGTTGAAGGGTGATGGTCTTTTGAAAGATGAAAACACCAGACAGCTGATTGTACCAAGAATGAAAAAGTTACCCAGTAAG ATGTTCAGATCTGTTGTTCACAACAAAGATTTTGAAGTTTCACTTGCTTATGAGAGTGAAGATCTGCTACCACCTGGTGTTACCTCTCTTACGTTTGCGGATTATGATATATTAGGTCTTGCCGATGCTAGTGAGAA GTACTCATCAAGGAACCTTTCCTCCCCAATTAAGGCTAATTTACATTTCTCTCTGAGTAGAAGTGGTATATTTTCTTTGGATCGAGCTGAGGCTGTTGTTGAGATAACAGAATGGGTGGAAGTCCCACGAAAGAATCTCACTGCGGACAACTCAACATCTGCTTCTGCCAACACGACGGATGCTGAAGCTAAGAATATTTCAGAGGAGAGCACCGACAAGTTAGAGACTAATAATGGCGATATTACCAATTCTGATTCTAGTACTAATGATTCTAGTAATGTTGATTTGGGTACTGAGAAGAAGCTAAAGAAAAGGACATTCAGAGTTCCCCTTAAG GTTATTGAAAAGACAACAGGGGCTGGAATGCCTCTCTCGAAAGAATCTTACGCTGAGTCCAAACGCAAATTAGAAGTATTGGACAAGAAGGACGCAGAAAGGAGAAGAACAGCTGAATTGAAAAATAACCTTGAGGGCTATATCTATTCCACAAAGGACAAA CTTGAATCTGAAGAGTTCGAAAAAATATCATCTGAGCAAGAGAGGAAATCTTTTATGGAAAAACTCAACGAG GTAGAAGAATGGCTGTATACTGATGGTGAAGATGCTTCTGCCTCTGAATTTCAACAACATCTGGACACATTGAAATCTATTGGAGACCCTATATTTTTCAG GCATACTGAACTCACCGCACGGCCTGCTGCATTTGAACATGCACGGACATATCTAACCGAAATAGACCAG ATTGTGCAAGGATGGGAGAAAAACAAGTCCTGGTTGCCAAGAGAGAGAATTGACGAG GTCTTACGTGAAGCTGATAAGTTAAAAACTTGGTTAAGTGACAAGGAAGCTCTTCAGCAAAA GACCACTGCATTTAGCAAACCTGCTGTCACATCCGAGGAAGTACACGACAAGATTTTAGATCTCCAAGACGAG GTTGGAAGGGTGAACAGAATCCCCAAGCCAAAACCTAAAGTTGAGAAAACTGTGAAGGTGGACGCAGAGAAAGATATCgataaagataaagataaagCAAACAACACAGATTCTGCATCTGAAGAGACCGCGTCTTCAGAAGATCCGGCAACGAATGAACCAGAGGCTGAAGCTGCATCCAAAGGCCACGATGAGTTGTGA